From Domibacillus sp. DTU_2020_1001157_1_SI_ALB_TIR_016, a single genomic window includes:
- a CDS encoding ammonium transporter codes for MEDMLYLMNSLWVMVSAILVIFMIAGFIMLEAGSTRMKNAGHIAGKTAFTFGLASLVFWAVGFAFIFGDNANFFVGMSNFFYSGADLDLGLSSTVFFVFQLAFAGIAITIALGGFAERAKLSVYVLFTILFSAIVYPVVAHWIWGGGWLAEHGKQDFAGSTVVHLTGAMAALAATILLKPRIGRFNKDGSANAIHGHNQVFTSLGVLILWVGWFGFNAGSTVSVDAGFFGFVALNTQLAAGAGAVAALIISWITLGKSDIPTILNGALAGLVAITASCAFVDTWAAVVIGLIAGILVFYGAKWMEKMGIDDPIFALSVHGIPGIWGTLSTGFFATPDLATVGRPGLFYGGGFEQLGVQAMGVFVSGAFAFVASFVILFVIKKLLGGLRVSEEEEIMGLDISEHGTYGYPEVFADTKSKAAGDK; via the coding sequence ATGGAAGATATGTTGTACTTAATGAACAGCCTCTGGGTCATGGTTAGTGCTATTTTAGTTATTTTCATGATTGCCGGATTCATTATGCTTGAGGCTGGATCAACTCGTATGAAAAACGCTGGCCATATTGCCGGAAAGACAGCTTTCACATTTGGACTCGCTTCCCTCGTTTTCTGGGCTGTCGGATTTGCTTTCATTTTCGGTGATAACGCGAACTTCTTTGTAGGAATGTCGAACTTTTTCTACTCTGGCGCTGACTTAGATTTAGGGCTTTCATCTACTGTATTCTTTGTATTCCAGCTGGCATTCGCAGGGATCGCGATTACAATCGCTCTAGGCGGTTTCGCGGAACGTGCAAAGTTATCTGTATACGTTTTATTCACCATTCTTTTCTCAGCAATTGTTTATCCGGTTGTTGCACATTGGATTTGGGGCGGCGGCTGGCTTGCGGAGCATGGCAAGCAGGATTTTGCCGGCTCAACCGTTGTTCACTTAACAGGCGCTATGGCGGCTCTGGCAGCTACGATCCTTCTTAAACCTCGTATCGGCCGCTTTAATAAAGATGGTTCTGCTAATGCCATTCATGGGCATAACCAAGTGTTCACATCACTCGGCGTATTGATTTTATGGGTAGGCTGGTTTGGCTTTAACGCCGGCAGTACAGTATCCGTTGATGCCGGATTCTTCGGATTTGTAGCCCTTAATACACAGCTTGCAGCTGGCGCAGGTGCTGTTGCCGCATTGATTATCTCTTGGATAACCCTTGGGAAATCGGATATTCCGACTATTTTAAACGGCGCTCTCGCTGGTCTTGTAGCCATCACCGCATCTTGTGCTTTCGTTGACACATGGGCAGCCGTTGTAATCGGCTTAATTGCCGGCATCCTCGTATTCTATGGGGCAAAATGGATGGAAAAAATGGGGATTGATGATCCGATCTTTGCTCTTTCTGTTCACGGTATTCCTGGTATCTGGGGAACATTATCAACTGGTTTCTTCGCTACACCTGATCTTGCTACCGTTGGCCGTCCTGGTCTTTTCTACGGCGGCGGCTTCGAACAGCTTGGGGTGCAGGCGATGGGTGTATTTGTCTCCGGCGCATTTGCGTTTGTTGCTTCGTTTGTCATTCTTTTCGTCATCAAGAAGCTTCTTGGCGGGCTCCGCGTTTCAGAAGAAGAAGAAATTATGGGGCTTGATATCAGTGAACACGGCACATACGGCTATCCGGAAGTATTCGCTGACACAAAATCTAAAGCTGCAGGCGATAAATAA
- a CDS encoding DUF294 nucleotidyltransferase-like domain-containing protein: MTTREQTYANIRQEKEAKMDRHLHSTQRLNTFHDEIMKQVLTIALQIHEHEYGPPPCSYSLFLLGSAGRSEQGTISDQDHGIVFEAHTDEAAAYFLDLGQTFSDGLHAAGYPYCEGKVMSSNPVWCQSAEGWKQQIALWIESETLDTMRSLHMIYDARVIHGDKEPVSALKQQVAANMKKNPHKLKRFFENIQFMKKSIGLFGQIFTEQNGPHAGSLNLKQSAFLPYVNAIRVLAVKEGINASSTLLRMKALTAVPAHNGRMQEYEEAFRLLLEFRLRVLRNAPDYDSSHYINIDSLGPVRKRELRHILKTAESLHHYVQRFIAKG, translated from the coding sequence ATGACAACACGGGAGCAAACGTACGCAAACATTCGCCAGGAAAAAGAAGCGAAAATGGATCGGCACCTTCACTCCACACAGCGCTTGAATACCTTTCACGATGAAATAATGAAGCAGGTTCTTACGATCGCTCTGCAAATTCACGAGCACGAGTATGGCCCTCCCCCCTGTTCTTATTCCCTTTTTTTGCTTGGCAGCGCCGGCCGTTCTGAACAAGGCACCATCAGCGACCAGGATCATGGCATCGTCTTCGAGGCCCATACCGATGAAGCCGCTGCTTATTTTTTAGATTTAGGCCAAACTTTTTCAGATGGATTACATGCAGCTGGGTACCCGTACTGTGAAGGAAAAGTCATGAGTTCTAATCCAGTCTGGTGCCAATCAGCAGAGGGTTGGAAGCAGCAAATTGCTTTATGGATTGAATCTGAAACACTGGACACGATGCGTTCTCTTCACATGATCTATGATGCCCGTGTGATTCACGGTGACAAAGAACCCGTTTCCGCTTTGAAACAACAAGTGGCTGCAAACATGAAAAAAAATCCGCACAAGCTGAAGCGCTTTTTTGAAAACATTCAATTTATGAAAAAATCGATTGGCCTTTTCGGACAAATTTTCACGGAACAAAACGGCCCGCATGCCGGGTCACTTAATTTAAAACAATCTGCTTTTCTTCCTTACGTAAATGCCATTCGCGTGCTTGCCGTTAAAGAAGGAATTAATGCTTCTTCTACTTTATTGCGTATGAAGGCTTTAACAGCTGTTCCTGCTCATAACGGTCGCATGCAGGAATATGAGGAAGCATTTCGGCTGCTGCTCGAATTCAGGCTGCGTGTCTTAAGAAATGCGCCCGATTATGATAGCTCTCACTATATAAACATTGATTCACTTGGACCGGTCCGCAAACGGGAACTGCGCCATATTTTAAAAACCGCAGAGTCCCTTCATCATTATGTACAGCGATTCATAGCAAAAGGATGA
- a CDS encoding exonuclease domain-containing protein: MGFNDFMKNLSGNRFTGLQGGRHDLAFMRSLQRDLKTKEATSVPLDKLQVVVFDLETTGFHPDKGDQILSIGAVKVCGRHVEDEFYSLVRFAEPLPPLVKELTGLEELELIEAPEPAEALAQFFKFAGASPLVAHHASHEKAFMTYASRKYFRTPFSHRLIDTSFMYRIAEPNNPYVRLEDCCEHNQIPITGRHHALGDARLTAALWAVYVEKLQEMGITTLSQVYERLAVIR, from the coding sequence ATGGGCTTTAATGATTTTATGAAAAACTTAAGTGGAAACCGTTTCACAGGCCTTCAGGGCGGCCGTCATGATCTCGCTTTTATGCGGAGTCTTCAGCGGGATTTAAAAACAAAGGAGGCAACCTCGGTCCCGCTCGACAAATTGCAGGTAGTTGTGTTTGACTTGGAGACAACCGGATTTCATCCAGACAAAGGAGATCAAATTTTATCGATTGGCGCTGTAAAAGTATGTGGAAGACACGTTGAAGATGAATTCTATTCATTGGTCCGTTTTGCTGAACCACTCCCGCCTCTTGTAAAGGAATTAACAGGACTTGAGGAATTAGAATTAATAGAGGCTCCTGAGCCGGCTGAAGCGCTGGCACAATTTTTTAAATTTGCCGGGGCTTCTCCTCTCGTTGCCCATCACGCCAGCCACGAAAAAGCTTTTATGACGTATGCGAGCCGTAAATATTTTCGAACGCCATTTTCCCACCGGCTGATCGATACATCCTTTATGTACCGGATTGCAGAACCGAACAATCCTTATGTACGCCTGGAGGACTGCTGTGAACACAATCAAATTCCTATAACCGGCCGGCACCATGCTCTTGGTGATGCGCGTCTTACTGCGGCGCTTTGGGCGGTGTATGTTGAAAAACTTCAAGAAATGGGTATCACTACACTGTCACAAGTTTATGAAAGGCTCGCTGTTATTCGGTAA
- a CDS encoding isoprenylcysteine carboxyl methyltransferase family protein, with the protein MSGIFWLFILFLCVQRISELFIAKRNEKWMLSQGAYEAGTRHYPLIVALHTLFFISLIAEVTMMEKTLSSNWPMWLTLFLVTQLGRVWTLRSLGPFWNTKIIVLPGAKVVKRGPYRWVRHPNYIIVTLEFIVIPLLFQAYYTAIIFTLLNAWMLSVRIAAEEQALTDATDFGKS; encoded by the coding sequence ATGAGTGGCATTTTTTGGCTGTTTATTCTTTTTCTTTGTGTACAGCGAATTTCTGAGCTTTTTATTGCCAAACGAAATGAAAAGTGGATGCTCAGTCAGGGAGCCTATGAAGCGGGGACGCGTCATTATCCATTGATTGTGGCACTTCACACGCTTTTTTTCATAAGCTTAATTGCTGAAGTGACCATGATGGAAAAAACGCTCAGCTCAAACTGGCCGATGTGGCTGACATTATTTTTGGTTACGCAGCTTGGGCGGGTATGGACACTTCGCTCACTCGGCCCTTTTTGGAATACAAAAATTATCGTGCTTCCCGGTGCAAAAGTTGTTAAAAGAGGCCCTTATCGCTGGGTTCGCCATCCAAACTATATTATTGTTACACTTGAATTTATTGTAATACCGCTGCTGTTTCAAGCCTACTACACAGCAATTATTTTCACGCTCTTAAATGCATGGATGCTGTCTGTCCGCATCGCTGCAGAAGAGCAGGCTCTTACCGATGCTACCGATTTCGGGAAAAGCTAA
- a CDS encoding type III polyketide synthase, with the protein MPSIVSASTYHPPHIVEQGQTAAFARELFKDDFRDIERLLTVFQNGQIQKRHFAMPLTWFERDHSLQERNDLYIEKAVEYGTEAVKQCLDDERFLQQSLTAGDIDAIFFISSSGMATPSIEARIMNCLPFSDETKRIPIWGLGCAGGAAGISRAYEYCLAFPQAKVLVLAIELCSLTFQRNDRSKSNLVGTSLFADGTACVLMTGDEAGIETKRPVPSVLKTASKLMPNSEDVMGWEVKNSGLHVVFSRDIPVIVRDWLGGFVDAFLEKEGLSMKEITHFVAHPGGKKVLDAYEETLKLSTEKTLHARNVLSSFGNMSSPTVLYVLEQFMLGNVKQGDYGLMTALGPGFSGELVLLKWGGTV; encoded by the coding sequence ATGCCGAGTATTGTTTCTGCCAGTACGTACCACCCTCCGCATATTGTTGAGCAGGGTCAAACTGCCGCTTTTGCCCGTGAATTATTCAAGGATGATTTCCGGGATATTGAGCGGCTTTTAACCGTTTTTCAAAATGGGCAAATTCAAAAGCGGCATTTTGCTATGCCGTTAACTTGGTTTGAGCGCGACCATAGTTTACAGGAACGAAATGATTTATATATTGAAAAAGCCGTTGAATATGGAACCGAAGCTGTTAAACAGTGTCTGGATGACGAACGCTTTTTACAGCAATCGCTGACAGCAGGCGATATTGATGCCATTTTTTTTATTTCCAGCTCAGGCATGGCAACGCCAAGCATTGAAGCGAGAATTATGAACTGTCTGCCGTTTTCTGATGAAACAAAGCGGATTCCGATCTGGGGGCTTGGGTGTGCAGGCGGAGCGGCTGGGATCAGCCGTGCTTATGAATATTGCCTCGCCTTCCCACAGGCAAAGGTGCTCGTGTTAGCGATTGAATTATGCAGCTTAACGTTCCAGCGAAATGACCGGTCAAAAAGCAATTTGGTTGGAACGTCGCTGTTTGCGGATGGGACGGCTTGTGTGCTTATGACGGGGGACGAAGCTGGGATAGAAACAAAACGGCCTGTACCGTCTGTTTTAAAAACCGCATCCAAATTAATGCCCAATTCTGAAGATGTAATGGGCTGGGAGGTTAAAAACAGCGGTCTTCATGTCGTTTTTTCACGGGATATTCCTGTAATCGTCCGAGACTGGCTGGGAGGATTTGTAGATGCTTTTTTAGAAAAGGAAGGATTATCTATGAAGGAAATCACCCACTTTGTTGCACATCCAGGCGGAAAAAAAGTGCTGGATGCATACGAAGAAACACTGAAGCTTTCAACAGAAAAAACACTTCATGCCCGGAACGTTCTTTCATCGTTTGGCAATATGTCATCTCCAACTGTTTTGTATGTGTTAGAACAATTTATGCTTGGCAATGTGAAGCAGGGAGACTACGGACTGATGACTGCTTTAGGACCCGGCTTTTCTGGAGAATTAGTGCTGCTGAAGTGGGGGGGAACAGTATGA
- a CDS encoding YfhO family protein produces MRKRENTSTFLHKISPSGKKASFFFLFLSSLIMALLSHLFFIMQWFDGHYMTGMNDGLSQMQPFKELLYNEFKKGEFFYSPDFGLGGSMYTQLSYYFFNSIVFLLTAGVTFVLESIGLIGKPDLFYWADAILVVSVLRLTVILMITTFYFRYMTLSKLPAFVGAVVYGTSIIYFRYVTYWEFFSDSMIWLPLLLIGVEKVIREEKPWFFLAAVSISLFDNFYFSYVNFLLAGIYILFRWIFKLSEGETSVKKQIKLFLLTGIAGFGISAFSFIPAVYGFLNNYRPPYTEQIPLIGFTDNFLINGLIVYIPAFVVLSLLLVSLYQNPLFRFFAFMTIFLVLLHMSPFAASVFNGFSAPQYRWEHLLSLTVGGTAAAALSIPIQIKRKKLMVAFACAAVLYILFYVLDPVITFQRAKDAWMGVSAFIIVAVFFVLVIRKSRHIKSVMALLIILTSIGVANAYQENRLSVSGTSFKVSKEYMNSDQYRGADQQKVIALIQEQETDPLARIDWTLQRRNNTPIIHGFKGMSAYSSILNEHLLFFYLKDLYIDMGWESVSRYGTLGDRANLESLLMGKYYIKKKEEEAVPYGFKEAVSAGEYVAYQNENLLPFVRTTSTVFSERELKNASPVAKEHAMLSGIILDRKEPGAPIPESASIMKRTSVEPIHATYEKDILKVSEKGGIDVVVNQPNPSVKDYYLTFTLRGIDNKDSYVLQVNEYKTTRKAARSIYKTNVDQLVIRVKANSRISLRVPKGTYELKDVQLYEETYDVLRKAKAESRQSSVEGLRWEGNRISFTYNNTNHNQYAAIPLPYENGWRLTINGEKQEIKKANYAFTGIELKEGRNNVELVYYPPFFFSLLALSACTLFLVLFLFYRTKRSAS; encoded by the coding sequence ATGCGAAAAAGAGAAAACACATCTACATTCTTACATAAAATAAGCCCTTCAGGAAAAAAGGCTTCTTTTTTCTTTTTATTTTTATCGAGCTTAATTATGGCTCTTTTGAGTCATTTGTTTTTTATTATGCAATGGTTTGATGGGCATTACATGACGGGCATGAATGATGGCTTGTCACAAATGCAGCCTTTTAAGGAACTGCTTTACAATGAATTTAAAAAAGGCGAGTTTTTTTATTCTCCCGATTTTGGGCTGGGCGGGAGTATGTATACACAGCTTAGTTATTATTTTTTTAATTCGATCGTTTTTCTTCTTACAGCAGGTGTAACATTTGTTCTGGAGAGTATAGGACTTATTGGAAAGCCGGATCTTTTTTATTGGGCGGATGCCATTTTAGTTGTCAGCGTCCTTAGGCTAACCGTTATTTTGATGATAACGACGTTTTACTTTCGGTACATGACTCTCTCAAAGCTGCCTGCTTTTGTCGGTGCGGTTGTTTATGGTACAAGCATTATTTACTTTCGGTATGTGACCTACTGGGAATTTTTTTCGGATTCGATGATTTGGCTTCCACTGCTTTTAATCGGTGTCGAAAAAGTAATACGGGAAGAAAAACCATGGTTTTTTCTTGCAGCTGTTTCGATCAGCTTATTTGATAATTTTTACTTTTCGTATGTTAACTTCTTGCTTGCAGGCATTTATATTTTATTCCGGTGGATTTTCAAGCTCTCAGAAGGAGAAACATCAGTAAAAAAACAAATTAAGCTGTTTTTGCTGACCGGTATTGCGGGATTTGGCATTAGTGCTTTTTCTTTTATCCCTGCTGTATATGGATTCTTGAATAATTACCGGCCGCCTTACACGGAGCAAATTCCTCTTATTGGTTTTACTGATAACTTTTTAATCAATGGCCTAATCGTATATATACCCGCTTTTGTCGTGTTGAGTCTCTTGCTTGTTTCTTTGTACCAAAATCCGTTGTTCCGTTTTTTTGCTTTTATGACGATTTTTTTAGTCCTTTTACATATGAGCCCGTTTGCGGCGAGTGTTTTTAATGGTTTTTCAGCCCCGCAGTATCGGTGGGAGCATCTTTTGTCTCTTACAGTGGGTGGTACAGCAGCCGCTGCGCTCTCTATTCCGATTCAAATTAAACGAAAAAAGCTCATGGTTGCCTTTGCCTGCGCAGCTGTTTTATATATTCTTTTTTATGTGCTGGACCCTGTTATAACGTTCCAGCGTGCAAAAGATGCCTGGATGGGTGTTTCTGCATTTATAATCGTGGCTGTCTTTTTTGTTCTTGTTATCCGGAAAAGCCGGCACATAAAATCAGTAATGGCGCTGCTGATTATTTTAACAAGTATAGGAGTGGCGAACGCTTATCAGGAAAACCGCCTGTCGGTTTCAGGAACATCTTTTAAAGTGTCCAAAGAGTATATGAATAGTGATCAATACCGAGGTGCTGACCAGCAAAAGGTGATTGCCTTGATTCAGGAGCAGGAAACCGACCCGCTTGCCCGGATTGACTGGACACTTCAGCGTCGGAACAATACCCCAATCATTCATGGCTTCAAAGGAATGAGTGCTTACTCAAGTATTTTAAATGAGCATCTTTTATTCTTTTATTTAAAAGATCTCTATATAGATATGGGCTGGGAAAGTGTCAGCCGCTATGGGACACTTGGAGATCGTGCTAATTTAGAAAGTCTGTTAATGGGCAAATATTATATCAAGAAGAAAGAAGAAGAAGCTGTTCCGTATGGGTTCAAGGAAGCTGTCTCTGCCGGCGAATACGTTGCATATCAAAATGAAAACCTTCTTCCATTTGTCCGTACGACAAGTACCGTATTTTCAGAGCGGGAATTAAAGAATGCTTCGCCCGTGGCCAAAGAACATGCTATGCTCTCGGGAATTATCCTCGATCGTAAAGAGCCGGGAGCTCCTATACCGGAGAGTGCATCCATTATGAAACGTACATCGGTCGAACCTATTCATGCCACCTATGAGAAGGATATACTCAAGGTATCCGAAAAAGGCGGGATTGATGTAGTGGTCAATCAGCCAAATCCGTCTGTTAAAGATTACTACCTTACCTTTACTTTAAGAGGAATCGATAATAAAGATTCGTACGTACTTCAAGTCAATGAGTATAAAACAACCCGAAAAGCGGCCCGTTCTATCTATAAGACGAACGTGGATCAGCTGGTGATAAGAGTAAAAGCGAACAGCCGCATTTCCCTTCGTGTGCCAAAAGGAACCTATGAACTAAAGGATGTGCAGCTGTACGAAGAAACATATGATGTGCTGCGGAAAGCAAAAGCTGAAAGCCGTCAATCATCTGTCGAAGGGCTTCGCTGGGAAGGGAACCGCATTTCTTTTACGTACAACAATACGAACCATAATCAGTATGCCGCTATACCGCTTCCTTATGAAAATGGCTGGCGTTTAACGATAAATGGTGAGAAGCAGGAGATCAAAAAAGCGAATTATGCATTTACAGGCATTGAGCTAAAAGAGGGACGAAACAATGTCGAGCTTGTGTATTATCCGCCTTTCTTTTTCTCGCTTCTCGCTTTATCGGCTTGTACTCTTTTTCTTGTTCTTTTCTTATTTTACCGGACAAAACGATCCGCTTCTTAA
- a CDS encoding GtrA family protein: MLSIPNEFLKFIIVGVINTGHYYAVYILMLHGLGLHFFAAHMIGFISSLIGSFFLNTLYTYKVKPTWSAFIRFPLTQLFNTGMTAVLLYLFVEQFGMNSSFAPLVAVFFTLPATFILTGRILKKPCEKEKTHLHSYIK, translated from the coding sequence ATGCTATCTATTCCTAATGAATTTTTGAAATTTATTATTGTTGGTGTCATTAACACCGGTCATTATTATGCGGTATACATACTTATGCTGCATGGATTGGGATTACATTTTTTTGCCGCGCATATGATCGGTTTTATCAGCAGTTTAATCGGCTCTTTTTTCTTAAACACGCTATATACGTACAAAGTAAAGCCGACTTGGTCCGCGTTTATCCGGTTTCCATTAACGCAGCTGTTTAATACAGGGATGACAGCTGTGTTATTATATCTGTTTGTTGAACAGTTTGGTATGAACAGTAGTTTCGCGCCGCTTGTGGCCGTTTTCTTTACGCTGCCCGCTACGTTTATTCTGACAGGGAGAATTTTAAAAAAGCCATGCGAAAAAGAGAAAACACATCTACATTCTTACATAAAATAA
- a CDS encoding glycosyltransferase family 2 protein, protein MKPVKISYIIPAYNEAENIPKVLQAINQEMNGQFYAYEVIFVDDGSADDTLDVIKQLAFHCNEVQYISFTRNFGKESAMLAGLQHAQGDAVILMDADLQHPPSLISQLLKGYEEGYDQVIAKRNRTGDSPVRSIISSFFYRLVNHTVDVKLTDGEGDFRLLSRRAVNALLTLSEGNRFSKGLYSWIGYGQKTISYENVARECGETKWSFPKLLNYAIDGIVSFNHKPLRACFYTGALVLFMSLVYIAITFVQIMRTGVVVPGYFTLISAVLFLGGVQLVCMGIIGEYIGRIYNETKKRPHYLIQHTSIGAPKEKREKHAIYS, encoded by the coding sequence ATGAAACCGGTAAAAATTTCATATATTATTCCAGCCTACAATGAAGCTGAAAATATCCCTAAAGTACTTCAGGCCATCAATCAAGAAATGAATGGTCAATTCTACGCATATGAAGTTATTTTTGTTGATGACGGAAGCGCTGATGATACACTGGATGTTATAAAGCAGCTGGCATTTCATTGTAATGAAGTTCAATATATCTCCTTTACCCGCAATTTTGGAAAAGAGTCTGCTATGCTGGCAGGTCTTCAGCATGCCCAGGGTGATGCGGTTATTTTGATGGATGCCGATTTGCAGCACCCGCCTTCTCTTATTTCCCAGCTGTTAAAAGGATATGAAGAAGGGTATGACCAAGTTATTGCCAAGCGGAATCGAACTGGTGATTCTCCTGTTCGCTCTATTATTTCCTCGTTCTTTTATCGACTTGTTAACCATACAGTCGATGTAAAACTGACAGATGGAGAAGGCGATTTCCGTCTTTTAAGCCGCAGAGCAGTGAATGCCTTGTTAACGTTAAGTGAAGGAAATCGATTTTCTAAGGGATTGTATTCATGGATCGGATATGGACAGAAAACTATATCTTATGAAAATGTAGCCAGAGAATGCGGCGAAACAAAATGGTCTTTCCCAAAACTTCTGAATTACGCCATTGATGGGATTGTTTCGTTCAACCATAAGCCTCTTCGTGCCTGCTTTTACACAGGAGCGCTTGTGTTATTTATGTCGCTTGTTTATATAGCCATTACTTTTGTTCAGATCATGCGGACAGGAGTAGTCGTGCCTGGATACTTTACTCTTATCTCTGCTGTTCTTTTTTTAGGCGGGGTTCAGCTTGTTTGTATGGGTATTATCGGAGAATACATTGGAAGAATTTATAACGAAACGAAAAAGAGGCCTCATTATTTAATTCAGCATACGAGTATTGGGGCACCAAAAGAAAAGAGAGAAAAACATGCTATCTATTCCTAA